A window from Piliocolobus tephrosceles isolate RC106 chromosome 11, ASM277652v3, whole genome shotgun sequence encodes these proteins:
- the PRPF40A gene encoding pre-mRNA-processing factor 40 homolog A isoform X11 — translation MLLSFLGPSVSIGPIKMPGMMSSVMPGMMMSHMSQASMQPALPPGVNSMDVAAGTASGAKSMWTEHKSPDGRTYYYNTETKQSTWEKPDDLKTPAEQLLSKCPWKEYKSDSGKPYYYNSQTKESRWAKPKELEDLEGYQNTIVAGSLITKSNLHAMIKAEESSKQEECTTTSTAPVPTTEIPTTMSTMAAAEAAAAVVAAAAAAAAAAAAANANASTSTSNTVSGTVPVVPEPEVTSIVATVVDNENTVTISTEEQAQLTSTPAIQDQSVEVSSNTGEETSKQETVADFTPKKEEEESQPAKKTYTWNTKEEAKQAFKELLKEKRVPSNASWEQAMKMIINDPRYSALAKLSEKKQAFNAYKVQTEKEEKEEARSKYKEAKESFQRFLENHEKMTSTTRYKKAEQMFGEMEVWNAISERDRLEIYEDVLFFLSKKEKEQAKQLRKRNWEALKNILDNMANVTYSTTWSEAQQYLMDNPTFAEDEELQNMDKEDALICFEEHIRALEKEEEEEKQKSLLRERRRQRKNRESFQIFLDELHEHGQLHSMSSWMELYPTISSDIRFTNMLGQPGSTALDLFKFYVEDLKARYHDEKKIIKDILKDKGFVVEVNTTFEDFVAIISSTKRSTTLDAGNIKLAFNSLLEKAEAREREREKEEARKMKRKESAFKSMLKQAAPPIELDAVWEDIRERFVKEPAFEDITLESERKRIFKDFMHVLEHECQHHHSKNKKHSKKSKKHHRKRSRSRSGSDSDDDDSHSKKKRQRSESRSASEHSSSAESERSYKKSKKHKKKSKKRRHKSDSPESDAEREKDKKEKDRESEKDRTRQRSESKHKSPKKKTGKDSGNWDTSGSELSEGELEKRRRTLLEQLDDDQ, via the exons AAATCAATGTGGACTGAACATAAATCACCTGATGGAAGGACTTACTACTACAACACTGAAACCAAACAGTCTACCTGGGAGAAACCGGATGATCTCAAAACACCTGCTGAG CAACTCTTATCTAAATGCCCCTGGAAGGAATACAAATCAGATTCTGGAAAGCCTTACTATTATAATTCTCAAACAAAAGAATCTCGCTGGGCCAAACCTAAAGAACTTGAGGATCTTGAag GATACCAGAATACCATTGTTGCTGGAAGTCTTATTACAAAATCAAACCTGCATG CAATGATCAAAGCTGAAGAAAGCAG tAAGCAAGAAGAGTGCACCACAACATCAACAGCCCCAGTCCCTACAACAGAAATTCCGACCACAATGAGCACCATGGCTGCTGCAGAAGCAGCAGCTGCTGTTGTTGcagctgcagcagctgcagcagcagcagcagctgctgccaaTGCTAATGCTTCCACTTCTActtctaatactgtcagtggaacTGTTCCAGTTGTTCCTGAGCCTGAAGTTACTTCCATTGTTGCTACCGTTGTAGATAATGAGAATACAGTAACTATTTCAACTGAGGAACAAGCACAACTTACTAGTACCCCTGCTATTCAGGATCAAAGTGTGGAAGTATCCAGTAATACTGGAGAAGAAACATCTAAGCAAGAAACTGTAGCTGA TTTTACTcccaaaaaggaagaggaggagagccAACCAGCAAAGAAAACATACACTTGGAATACAAAGGAGGAGGCAAAGCaagcttttaaagaattattGAAAGAAAAG CGGGTACCATCAAATGCTTCATGGGAGCAAGCTATGAAAATGATTATTAATGATCCACGATACAG TGCTTTGGCaaagttaagtgaaaaaaagcaagCCTTTAATGCCTATAAAGTccagacagaaaaagaagaaaaagaagaagcaagATCAAAGTACAAAGAGGCTAAGGAATCCTTTCAGCGTTTTCTTGAAAATCATGAGAAAATGACTTCTACAACCAGATACAA AAAAGCAGAGCAAATGTTTGGAGAGATGGAAGTTTGGAATGCAATATCAGAACGTGATCGTCTTGAAATCTACGAAgatgttttgttctttctttcaaaaaaagaaaag GAACAAGCAAAGCAGTTGCGAAAGAGAAATTGGGAAGCCTTAAAAAACATACTTGACAACATGGCTAATGTAACATACTCTACCACTTGGTCTGAAGCCCAGCAGTATCTGATGGATAATCCAACTTTTGCAGAAGATGAGGAGTTACAAA ATATGGACAAAGAAGATGCATTAATTTGCTTTGAAGAACACATTCGGGCtttagaaaaggaggaagaagaagaaaaacagaagagtttGCTAAGAGAAAGGAGACGACAGCGAAAAAATAGGGAATCTTTCCAG ATATTTTTAGATGAATTACATGAACATGGACAACTGCATTCTATGTCATCTTGGATGGAATTGTATCCAACTATTAGTTCTGATATTAGATTCACTAATATGCTTGGTCAGCCTG GATCAACTGCACTTGATCTTTTCAAGTTTTATGTTGAGGATCTTAAAGCACGTTATCATGATGAGAAGAAGATAATAAAAGACATTCTAAAG gatAAAGGGTTTGTAGTTGAAGTAAATACCACTTTTGAAGATTTTGTGGCGATAATCAGTTCAACTAAAAGATCAACTACATTAGACGCTGGAAATATCAAATTGGCTTTCAATAGT TTACTAGAAAAGGCAGAAGCCCGTGAACgcgaaagagaaaaagaagaggctCGGAAGATGAAACGAAAAGAGTCTGCTTTTAAGAGTATGTTAAAACAAGCTGCTCCCCCGATAGAATTGGATGCTGTCTGGGAAGAT ATCCGTGAGAGATTTGTAAAAGAGCCAGCATTTGAGGACATAACTCTAGAATCTGAAAGAAAAcgaatatttaaagattttatgCATGTGCTTGAG CATGAATGTCAGCATCATCATTCAAAGAACAAGAAACATTCTAAGAAATCTAAAAAACATCATAGGAAACGTTCCCGCTCTCGATCG gggTCAGATTCAGATGATGATGATAGccattcaaagaagaaaagacaacgATCAGAGTCTCGTTCTGCTTCAGAACATTCTTCTAGTGCAGAGTCTG AGAGAAgttacaaaaagtcaaaaaagcataagaagaaaagtaagaaGAGGAGACATAAATCT GACTCTCCAGAATCCGATGCTGAGCGAGagaaggataaaaaagaaaaagatcggGAAAGTGAAAAAGACAGAACTAGACAAAGATCAGAATCAAAACACAAATCGCCTAAGAAAAAGACTGGAAAGGATTCT ggtaattgggatactTCTGGCAGTGAACTGAGTGAAGGGGAATTGGAAAAGCGCAGAAGAACCCTTTTGGAGCAACTGGATGATGATCAATAA
- the PRPF40A gene encoding pre-mRNA-processing factor 40 homolog A isoform X10, which yields MLLSFLGPSVSIGPIKMPGMMSSVMPGMMMSHMSQASMQPALPPGVNSMDVAAGTASGAKSMWTEHKSPDGRTYYYNTETKQSTWEKPDDLKTPAEQLLSKCPWKEYKSDSGKPYYYNSQTKESRWAKPKELEDLEGYQNTIVAGSLITKSNLHAMIKAEESSKQEECTTTSTAPVPTTEIPTTMSTMAAAEAAAAVVAAAAAAAAAAAAANANASTSTSNTVSGTVPVVPEPEVTSIVATVVDNENTVTISTEEQAQLTSTPAIQDQSVEVSSNTGEETSKQETVADFTPKKEEEESQPAKKTYTWNTKEEAKQAFKELLKEKRVPSNASWEQAMKMIINDPRYSALAKLSEKKQAFNAYKVQTEKEEKEEARSKYKEAKESFQRFLENHEKMTSTTRYKKAEQMFGEMEVWNAISERDRLEIYEDVLFFLSKKEKEQAKQLRKRNWEALKNILDNMANVTYSTTWSEAQQYLMDNPTFAEDEELQNMDKEDALICFEEHIRALEKEEEEEKQKSLLRERRRQRKNRESFQIFLDELHEHGQLHSMSSWMELYPTISSDIRFTNMLGQPVFSLGSTALDLFKFYVEDLKARYHDEKKIIKDILKDKGFVVEVNTTFEDFVAIISSTKRSTTLDAGNIKLAFNSLLEKAEAREREREKEEARKMKRKESAFKSMLKQAAPPIELDAVWEDIRERFVKEPAFEDITLESERKRIFKDFMHVLEHECQHHHSKNKKHSKKSKKHHRKRSRSRSGSDSDDDDSHSKKKRQRSESRSASEHSSSAESERSYKKSKKHKKKSKKRRHKSDSPESDAEREKDKKEKDRESEKDRTRQRSESKHKSPKKKTGKDSGNWDTSGSELSEGELEKRRRTLLEQLDDDQ from the exons AAATCAATGTGGACTGAACATAAATCACCTGATGGAAGGACTTACTACTACAACACTGAAACCAAACAGTCTACCTGGGAGAAACCGGATGATCTCAAAACACCTGCTGAG CAACTCTTATCTAAATGCCCCTGGAAGGAATACAAATCAGATTCTGGAAAGCCTTACTATTATAATTCTCAAACAAAAGAATCTCGCTGGGCCAAACCTAAAGAACTTGAGGATCTTGAag GATACCAGAATACCATTGTTGCTGGAAGTCTTATTACAAAATCAAACCTGCATG CAATGATCAAAGCTGAAGAAAGCAG tAAGCAAGAAGAGTGCACCACAACATCAACAGCCCCAGTCCCTACAACAGAAATTCCGACCACAATGAGCACCATGGCTGCTGCAGAAGCAGCAGCTGCTGTTGTTGcagctgcagcagctgcagcagcagcagcagctgctgccaaTGCTAATGCTTCCACTTCTActtctaatactgtcagtggaacTGTTCCAGTTGTTCCTGAGCCTGAAGTTACTTCCATTGTTGCTACCGTTGTAGATAATGAGAATACAGTAACTATTTCAACTGAGGAACAAGCACAACTTACTAGTACCCCTGCTATTCAGGATCAAAGTGTGGAAGTATCCAGTAATACTGGAGAAGAAACATCTAAGCAAGAAACTGTAGCTGA TTTTACTcccaaaaaggaagaggaggagagccAACCAGCAAAGAAAACATACACTTGGAATACAAAGGAGGAGGCAAAGCaagcttttaaagaattattGAAAGAAAAG CGGGTACCATCAAATGCTTCATGGGAGCAAGCTATGAAAATGATTATTAATGATCCACGATACAG TGCTTTGGCaaagttaagtgaaaaaaagcaagCCTTTAATGCCTATAAAGTccagacagaaaaagaagaaaaagaagaagcaagATCAAAGTACAAAGAGGCTAAGGAATCCTTTCAGCGTTTTCTTGAAAATCATGAGAAAATGACTTCTACAACCAGATACAA AAAAGCAGAGCAAATGTTTGGAGAGATGGAAGTTTGGAATGCAATATCAGAACGTGATCGTCTTGAAATCTACGAAgatgttttgttctttctttcaaaaaaagaaaag GAACAAGCAAAGCAGTTGCGAAAGAGAAATTGGGAAGCCTTAAAAAACATACTTGACAACATGGCTAATGTAACATACTCTACCACTTGGTCTGAAGCCCAGCAGTATCTGATGGATAATCCAACTTTTGCAGAAGATGAGGAGTTACAAA ATATGGACAAAGAAGATGCATTAATTTGCTTTGAAGAACACATTCGGGCtttagaaaaggaggaagaagaagaaaaacagaagagtttGCTAAGAGAAAGGAGACGACAGCGAAAAAATAGGGAATCTTTCCAG ATATTTTTAGATGAATTACATGAACATGGACAACTGCATTCTATGTCATCTTGGATGGAATTGTATCCAACTATTAGTTCTGATATTAGATTCACTAATATGCTTGGTCAGCCTG TTTTTTCATTAGGATCAACTGCACTTGATCTTTTCAAGTTTTATGTTGAGGATCTTAAAGCACGTTATCATGATGAGAAGAAGATAATAAAAGACATTCTAAAG gatAAAGGGTTTGTAGTTGAAGTAAATACCACTTTTGAAGATTTTGTGGCGATAATCAGTTCAACTAAAAGATCAACTACATTAGACGCTGGAAATATCAAATTGGCTTTCAATAGT TTACTAGAAAAGGCAGAAGCCCGTGAACgcgaaagagaaaaagaagaggctCGGAAGATGAAACGAAAAGAGTCTGCTTTTAAGAGTATGTTAAAACAAGCTGCTCCCCCGATAGAATTGGATGCTGTCTGGGAAGAT ATCCGTGAGAGATTTGTAAAAGAGCCAGCATTTGAGGACATAACTCTAGAATCTGAAAGAAAAcgaatatttaaagattttatgCATGTGCTTGAG CATGAATGTCAGCATCATCATTCAAAGAACAAGAAACATTCTAAGAAATCTAAAAAACATCATAGGAAACGTTCCCGCTCTCGATCG gggTCAGATTCAGATGATGATGATAGccattcaaagaagaaaagacaacgATCAGAGTCTCGTTCTGCTTCAGAACATTCTTCTAGTGCAGAGTCTG AGAGAAgttacaaaaagtcaaaaaagcataagaagaaaagtaagaaGAGGAGACATAAATCT GACTCTCCAGAATCCGATGCTGAGCGAGagaaggataaaaaagaaaaagatcggGAAAGTGAAAAAGACAGAACTAGACAAAGATCAGAATCAAAACACAAATCGCCTAAGAAAAAGACTGGAAAGGATTCT ggtaattgggatactTCTGGCAGTGAACTGAGTGAAGGGGAATTGGAAAAGCGCAGAAGAACCCTTTTGGAGCAACTGGATGATGATCAATAA
- the PRPF40A gene encoding pre-mRNA-processing factor 40 homolog A isoform X12: MLLSFLGPSVSIGPIKMPGMMSSVMPGMMMSHMSQASMQPALPPGVNSMDVAAGTASGAKSMWTEHKSPDGRTYYYNTETKQSTWEKPDDLKTPAEQLLSKCPWKEYKSDSGKPYYYNSQTKESRWAKPKELEDLEAMIKAEESSKQEECTTTSTAPVPTTEIPTTMSTMAAAEAAAAVVAAAAAAAAAAAAANANASTSTSNTVSGTVPVVPEPEVTSIVATVVDNENTVTISTEEQAQLTSTPAIQDQSVEVSSNTGEETSKQETVADFTPKKEEEESQPAKKTYTWNTKEEAKQAFKELLKEKRVPSNASWEQAMKMIINDPRYSALAKLSEKKQAFNAYKVQTEKEEKEEARSKYKEAKESFQRFLENHEKMTSTTRYKKAEQMFGEMEVWNAISERDRLEIYEDVLFFLSKKEKEQAKQLRKRNWEALKNILDNMANVTYSTTWSEAQQYLMDNPTFAEDEELQNMDKEDALICFEEHIRALEKEEEEEKQKSLLRERRRQRKNRESFQIFLDELHEHGQLHSMSSWMELYPTISSDIRFTNMLGQPGSTALDLFKFYVEDLKARYHDEKKIIKDILKDKGFVVEVNTTFEDFVAIISSTKRSTTLDAGNIKLAFNSLLEKAEAREREREKEEARKMKRKESAFKSMLKQAAPPIELDAVWEDIRERFVKEPAFEDITLESERKRIFKDFMHVLEHECQHHHSKNKKHSKKSKKHHRKRSRSRSGSDSDDDDSHSKKKRQRSESRSASEHSSSAESERSYKKSKKHKKKSKKRRHKSDSPESDAEREKDKKEKDRESEKDRTRQRSESKHKSPKKKTGKDSGNWDTSGSELSEGELEKRRRTLLEQLDDDQ, encoded by the exons AAATCAATGTGGACTGAACATAAATCACCTGATGGAAGGACTTACTACTACAACACTGAAACCAAACAGTCTACCTGGGAGAAACCGGATGATCTCAAAACACCTGCTGAG CAACTCTTATCTAAATGCCCCTGGAAGGAATACAAATCAGATTCTGGAAAGCCTTACTATTATAATTCTCAAACAAAAGAATCTCGCTGGGCCAAACCTAAAGAACTTGAGGATCTTGAag CAATGATCAAAGCTGAAGAAAGCAG tAAGCAAGAAGAGTGCACCACAACATCAACAGCCCCAGTCCCTACAACAGAAATTCCGACCACAATGAGCACCATGGCTGCTGCAGAAGCAGCAGCTGCTGTTGTTGcagctgcagcagctgcagcagcagcagcagctgctgccaaTGCTAATGCTTCCACTTCTActtctaatactgtcagtggaacTGTTCCAGTTGTTCCTGAGCCTGAAGTTACTTCCATTGTTGCTACCGTTGTAGATAATGAGAATACAGTAACTATTTCAACTGAGGAACAAGCACAACTTACTAGTACCCCTGCTATTCAGGATCAAAGTGTGGAAGTATCCAGTAATACTGGAGAAGAAACATCTAAGCAAGAAACTGTAGCTGA TTTTACTcccaaaaaggaagaggaggagagccAACCAGCAAAGAAAACATACACTTGGAATACAAAGGAGGAGGCAAAGCaagcttttaaagaattattGAAAGAAAAG CGGGTACCATCAAATGCTTCATGGGAGCAAGCTATGAAAATGATTATTAATGATCCACGATACAG TGCTTTGGCaaagttaagtgaaaaaaagcaagCCTTTAATGCCTATAAAGTccagacagaaaaagaagaaaaagaagaagcaagATCAAAGTACAAAGAGGCTAAGGAATCCTTTCAGCGTTTTCTTGAAAATCATGAGAAAATGACTTCTACAACCAGATACAA AAAAGCAGAGCAAATGTTTGGAGAGATGGAAGTTTGGAATGCAATATCAGAACGTGATCGTCTTGAAATCTACGAAgatgttttgttctttctttcaaaaaaagaaaag GAACAAGCAAAGCAGTTGCGAAAGAGAAATTGGGAAGCCTTAAAAAACATACTTGACAACATGGCTAATGTAACATACTCTACCACTTGGTCTGAAGCCCAGCAGTATCTGATGGATAATCCAACTTTTGCAGAAGATGAGGAGTTACAAA ATATGGACAAAGAAGATGCATTAATTTGCTTTGAAGAACACATTCGGGCtttagaaaaggaggaagaagaagaaaaacagaagagtttGCTAAGAGAAAGGAGACGACAGCGAAAAAATAGGGAATCTTTCCAG ATATTTTTAGATGAATTACATGAACATGGACAACTGCATTCTATGTCATCTTGGATGGAATTGTATCCAACTATTAGTTCTGATATTAGATTCACTAATATGCTTGGTCAGCCTG GATCAACTGCACTTGATCTTTTCAAGTTTTATGTTGAGGATCTTAAAGCACGTTATCATGATGAGAAGAAGATAATAAAAGACATTCTAAAG gatAAAGGGTTTGTAGTTGAAGTAAATACCACTTTTGAAGATTTTGTGGCGATAATCAGTTCAACTAAAAGATCAACTACATTAGACGCTGGAAATATCAAATTGGCTTTCAATAGT TTACTAGAAAAGGCAGAAGCCCGTGAACgcgaaagagaaaaagaagaggctCGGAAGATGAAACGAAAAGAGTCTGCTTTTAAGAGTATGTTAAAACAAGCTGCTCCCCCGATAGAATTGGATGCTGTCTGGGAAGAT ATCCGTGAGAGATTTGTAAAAGAGCCAGCATTTGAGGACATAACTCTAGAATCTGAAAGAAAAcgaatatttaaagattttatgCATGTGCTTGAG CATGAATGTCAGCATCATCATTCAAAGAACAAGAAACATTCTAAGAAATCTAAAAAACATCATAGGAAACGTTCCCGCTCTCGATCG gggTCAGATTCAGATGATGATGATAGccattcaaagaagaaaagacaacgATCAGAGTCTCGTTCTGCTTCAGAACATTCTTCTAGTGCAGAGTCTG AGAGAAgttacaaaaagtcaaaaaagcataagaagaaaagtaagaaGAGGAGACATAAATCT GACTCTCCAGAATCCGATGCTGAGCGAGagaaggataaaaaagaaaaagatcggGAAAGTGAAAAAGACAGAACTAGACAAAGATCAGAATCAAAACACAAATCGCCTAAGAAAAAGACTGGAAAGGATTCT ggtaattgggatactTCTGGCAGTGAACTGAGTGAAGGGGAATTGGAAAAGCGCAGAAGAACCCTTTTGGAGCAACTGGATGATGATCAATAA